The Mesotoga infera genome includes a region encoding these proteins:
- a CDS encoding prephenate dehydratase, whose amino-acid sequence MPHEQESCLKKKTIAFQGEHGAYSEQAIRKSLGDSPVTLPCRSFREMLKLVSERKVDYAMLPVENSLAGTVIPAYDALIESELFVHTEVMLRIEHCLMAPKGRALEDIRFVISHHQALAQCSEHIEEEGIEAKEYYDTAGAAKDLAASEMPFTAAIASELAAKTYGLNILRRNFEDLDTNTTRFFLMGSESVPCVGK is encoded by the coding sequence CTGCCTCATGAACAGGAGAGTTGTTTGAAGAAGAAGACTATCGCTTTTCAAGGCGAACACGGCGCATATTCAGAACAGGCTATAAGAAAGTCATTGGGAGATTCTCCCGTTACTCTTCCGTGCAGATCGTTTCGGGAGATGCTGAAGCTTGTCAGCGAACGAAAAGTAGATTATGCGATGCTACCTGTGGAAAACTCACTGGCCGGTACGGTGATTCCGGCTTACGATGCCCTTATAGAAAGTGAACTCTTCGTCCATACAGAAGTTATGCTTCGAATAGAACACTGCCTCATGGCTCCCAAAGGGAGAGCACTTGAAGACATAAGATTTGTGATTTCGCATCACCAGGCGCTTGCGCAGTGTTCTGAACATATAGAAGAAGAGGGCATAGAGGCCAAAGAGTATTATGACACTGCCGGTGCGGCAAAGGACCTGGCAGCTTCAGAGATGCCCTTCACGGCTGCGATAGCCAGTGAACTCGCTGCCAAAACCTATGGGCTTAATATTTTAAGGAGAAATTTCGAAGATCTAGATACAAATACAACCAGATTCTTCTTAATGGGAAGTGAGTCCGTTCCATGCGTTGGAAAATG